The genomic window GAATCGTTTGCCCTGTCACGTAGGAGGCGGCCTCGGACGCCAAGAAGCCGACGAGCGCAGCGAACTCCTCAACCCGGCCATAGCGACCCATGGGGATCGAGCCCTCGGACGCGGCCCGGACCTCCTCGGCAGTCCGCCCGGTGCGCTCAGCGCCCGCAAGGTCAAGTTGCCGTACGCGGTCGGTGTCGACGCGGCCAGGGGCCACGACATTCACCGTCACGTTGTCTGCGGCAAGATCGATGGCCAAGTCCTTGACCAGCCCATTGAGCGCGGGCCGGAAAGTGTTGGACAGCGTCAGGTTGGGGATCGGCCGTCGGACGCTGGATGAGCCGATCAGGATGATGCGACCACCGCCGAGGGCGCGCATGTCGGGCAGCACTTCCCGAACGCACCGCACGAAACTCATCAACGTCAGCTGATAGGCCGTCTCCCAACTCTCGTCAGCCAAGGCCTCGAAGCCTCCTGCAGGAGGCCCACCCGCGTTGGCGACCAGGACCGAGATGGGGCCCAGTTCGGTGCGGACACGTTCCACAGCCTCGTGGAGCTGTTCGGGATCGGAAACGTCCGCGGCCACGCCGAGGGAACGTGTATGGGCCGCGAGTGTGCTCGCCGCGGCCTCCGCGCTCTCCGCACTCCGGGCGCAGAGCGCCACGTCATGACCGTCTTCAGCCAGCCTACTGGCGCATCCATATCCAAGACCCTTGCTGCCAGCCAGCACCAAGGCGGTCGAGCGGGTGGTGGTGGTGAAACTCATAAGATGACCTGCCTCACGTTGGGTATGCGAGACACAGTATCTAGTACTCAAGAACTGTCAATGGGGTGAAGACTTACGAGAAGAGAGCTGGCCCGCGGAAACCTTCGGTGGACTCCGCCGTTGTTTCGTTGGTGGATGGGCGTGCACTGGGGCGTGCTCCGGTGAAGGTCTGCCGCGTGCCGGGTCTGATGGAGGCTCTCATTCCACGGAAGGATGAGAGTCATGGCAGCACCAAGGAAGTACCCCGAGGAGCTTCGGGAACGGGCGATCCGGATGGCGGTCGATCTGCGGCGTGACCCGGCCACGAGGAGCGGTGCTCTTCGTCGGGTCGGTG from Janibacter cremeus includes these protein-coding regions:
- a CDS encoding SDR family oxidoreductase encodes the protein MSFTTTTRSTALVLAGSKGLGYGCASRLAEDGHDVALCARSAESAEAAASTLAAHTRSLGVAADVSDPEQLHEAVERVRTELGPISVLVANAGGPPAGGFEALADESWETAYQLTLMSFVRCVREVLPDMRALGGGRIILIGSSSVRRPIPNLTLSNTFRPALNGLVKDLAIDLAADNVTVNVVAPGRVDTDRVRQLDLAGAERTGRTAEEVRAASEGSIPMGRYGRVEEFAALVGFLASEAASYVTGQTILVDGGLTASLP